In Pirellulales bacterium, the sequence ATCGAGACCCGCTTGCACTACCGGCTTCCGGTCGTCGCCGACGAATCTTGGATTCTTGTGGTGAATGTCCATGCCTGCTAATGATTCAGCCAAAATCAAGCGTCCCGTCGGTGCGGAGCGCCCGTTCCCATGGCAATGCCGTCGTTGCGCCAAGAAGGAAGTCGAATTGGCCACGATTTCTTACGACGCCGAGATTCGTCACGACGGACGGCTGCACAAGTTCGCGGTCCCCAATTTAGACATCCCCGTCTGTCGAGCTTGTGGGGAGAAGGTTTTCTCGGAAAAGGTTGACGATCAGATCAATGTTGCGTTGCGCTCACATCTGAATTTGCTGACGCCGGCCGATATGCGAACTGGGCTGGAGCATATTGGCATGACGCAGAGAGATGCCGCTGACCGCCTAGGAGTTGCCGAGGCAACACTCTCTCGTTGGTTGACCGACACGCAAATACAGTCGAGAGCGATGGACAATCTGCTGCGCGTTTTCTTCGCCTTTCCGCAGGTTCGCAATGCACTTGGCGGAAGTGCGCAGAGGCTTTCGCGACGGCGAAGCCGTCCTTGATGCAAGAGAGAAAACAAACATCTTTCCGACGAACAACGGCGGGCGCTCGAGGCGGGCGGCGCGGTGCCCATCCAGGACGGATCGCAGACTTGCCACGTCATCTCAGGCGGTCAGCTCGAGAAGATGAAAGCTCTTCTCGAAGTCGCACAAACCGACCCGTCGTTTTACGACGCCGGGAGGTGCTGCGTCTGGTTCCAGGGGCTTCGTTTCGCCGACCTCGCTTTTCGCTGAACGCCGCGCGCCGCCCCAACCAGCGTCTCGACCGGTGGATACCGCGCGCCGCGCGCCGTTTCCATGAGCCCGTCGCGTGCCCGGAGTGCATCAGCCCTC encodes:
- a CDS encoding helix-turn-helix domain-containing protein, with amino-acid sequence MPANDSAKIKRPVGAERPFPWQCRRCAKKEVELATISYDAEIRHDGRLHKFAVPNLDIPVCRACGEKVFSEKVDDQINVALRSHLNLLTPADMRTGLEHIGMTQRDAADRLGVAEATLSRWLTDTQIQSRAMDNLLRVFFAFPQVRNALGGSAQRLSRRRSRP